One genomic segment of Triplophysa rosa linkage group LG22, Trosa_1v2, whole genome shotgun sequence includes these proteins:
- the zfyve16 gene encoding zinc finger FYVE domain-containing protein 16 isoform X3 — protein MDSYFKAAVCDLDKLLDDFELNADELENKSGTFASPSCPDSKLLTGHHLGLQSFIPEQHTVSQTVPDLNTLHYGLTSPSISLNQKDSYLNERPLTGVDLLSSVDSRGITSSAPPCPDRSLKPVCDLVNDTGSANLHQADSHEDFIEQDVTETQNNEVLLVDFDSPVVSCPEDFSKPSQGELQKHDTHETACNSLNLLDVILPAAPDKNSDLSNTKTLESIQSDIQRTIPEESNSNDQTSTPCNSKYEEVFTNSDSTDQQIFAACDKQTVSFQPDSSDARPAEHDSIKNPERSSNSPFSEKESSLSCLPMAVSMCGTLVSTLDPQEPTVFATKDDADPEQKTAVQEAEELTLPLQEPVNMFSCRPDSSPEDEPELVQIMSNPEGASAISGHYPERNFKRTVSPANKLACRDSPLYGESPNYSYEFGIGNDYLPESDQTVMMVTDEELDAFLMGQGAKMNSGSATENLVDDGFSEFNGNMDGDAYLDAELQSCKVHSFASPESDGSLQYLEESEGSNISSSSQDSSPLRADATPTVTQETLTSPVEIQSACLPNYGGARPKQSNQTVRPPSERHNTTQGEANMADPGGDDRTHVSQTPNQNVSNCEPPSYQQYEACYGRDELSEPPPYPGEPLEDGEASLDQHGNKDEGLGSKQPPWVPDSEAPNCMNCEQKFTFTKRRHHCRACGKVYCAGCCNRKSRLKYLEKEARVCVVCHVTIQKGFPREQKHVWFADGILPNGEVADTTKLSVQTRRSSQESSPVTPEPPGCDGNIPDECGESSEGRSDSAAEVSRPPVRGPWDYSLLCGLSSCVQKDVSLVPEDDDGLPPLLITTGEEEGGDLLVEERPAVCQILLLLEEGGPLPLTFVLNTNLVVNVKLVTYCEKRCWCMSSNGLQGVGQKELVFIIECLPEENSLPRDVFNLYVSIYQDAQNGKFVEHLSNMTFTDSFLGSKDHAGVLFFSHTFQPSDGLDLPPQVSYLFGLLIQKLEVPWAKVFPLRLLLTLGAQYSVYPCPLVSVRFRESVFKETGHTIMNLLADLRNYQYSLPVVDSLQVHMEMGNSYIEIPKSRFNEMLKVVNSSNEHVISFGACFSTVADSHLVCLQNEDGSYQTQANSIPGKTRRVTGASFVVFNGALKASSGFIAKSSIVEDGLMVQIPPETMEGLRQALRDQTDFQIPCGKADTEETRENVTVRWVDWTSPPSTGVTSPVDGRSLEGVSSIRVRQDSEFELDGRSIKCTEVFYLLKSPDVSLPAVLTSSAQFQREIATASCAALCPHLSVLMTNGINNLALRVSTDSDMVEYQAGSGGRLLPQKYMNDLDGALIPVIHGGSSSVPHQAMDMEFFFYITLKI, from the exons ATGGACAGCTATTTTAAAGCTGCTGTGTGTGACCTGGACAAGCTTTTGGATGACTTTGAACTCAATGCAG atgAGCTTGAAAACAAGTCTGGCACATTTGCAAGCCCATCCTGTCCAGACTCCAAGCTCCTCACTGGTCACCATTTGGGCCTTCAAAGCTTCATACCAGAGCAACACACCGTCTCACAAACAGTCCCAGATCTCAATACCCTGCACTATGGACTTACATCACCGAGTATATCCCTAAACCAAAaagattcatatttaaatgagcGACCTCTCACAGGTGTGGACCTCCTCTCCTCCGTTGACAGTAGAGGCATCACAAGTTCTGCGCCTCCCTGTCCGGATAGGTCGTTGAAGCCTGTGTGTGATCTTGTGAATGATACAGGGTCTGCTAACCTCCATCAGGCTGATAGTCATGAAGACTTTATAGAACAGGACGTTACCGAGACGCAAAATAATGAAGTGCTGCTAGTGGACTTTGACAGTCCAGTTGTATCTTGTCCAGAAGACTTTTCAAAGCCCAGCCAAGGTGAAttacaaaaacatgatacacaTGAAACAGCGTGTAACTCCCTTAACTTGCTGGATGTCATATTGCCAGCAGCTCCAGACAAGAATTCTGATTTAAGTAACACAAAGACTTTAGAGAGTATACAGTCAGACATCCAAAGAACCATTCCTGAAGAATCAAACTCTAATGACCAGACCAGCACTCCATGCAATTCGAAGTATGAGGAAGTTTTTACTAATTCAGATTCTACAGATCAGCAGATTTTCGCAGCCTGCGATAAGCAGACtgtgtcatttcagcctgactcATCTGATGCTCGACCTGCTGAACATGACAGCATCAAAAATCCAGAGCGTTCCTCCAATAGTCCCTTCTCTGAGAAGGAGTCTAGTTTGTCATGCTTGCCAATGGCTGTGTCAATGTGTGGAACTCTTGTGTCCACTTTAGACCCTCAGGAGCCAACAGTGTTTGCAACCAAAGATGACGCCGACCCGGAGCAAAAAACAGCCGTTCAGGAAGCTGAGGAGTTGACTCTTCCATTGCAAGAGCCTGTGAATATGTTCTCCTGTAGGCCTGATTCCTCACCTGAAGATGAACCTGAGCTAGTCCAGATCATGTCTAACCCAGAAGGAGCATCTGCCATCTCTGGTCATTACCCTGAAAGAAACTTTAAACGCACCGTATCTCCGGCGAACAAACTCGCCTGTAGAGATTCTCCTCTTTATGGGGAGAGCCCAAATTATTCCTATGAGTTTGGAATTGGGAACGATTACCTTCCCGAAAGCGACCAGACCGTAATGATGGTTACAGATGAGGAGCTAGATGCCTTTTTGATGGGACAGGGTGCGAAAATGAACTCTGGCTCAGCCACAGAAAATCTTGTCGATGATGGTTTTTCGGAATTTAATGGAAATATGGATGGAGACGCCTATTTAGATGCGGAACTTCAAAGCTGCAAAGTACATTCCTTTGCGTCTCCTGAGAGTGATGGCTCGCTtcaatatttggaagaaagtgaAGGTTCAAATATTTCTTCGTCTTCTCAGGACAGTAGCCCATTGAGAGCAGACGCCACACCAACAGTTACCCAAGAAACCCTAACCAGCCCTGTTGAGATTCAGTCCGCTTGTTTGCCAAATTATGGAGGGGCAAGACCAAAGCAGTCCAACCAAACCGTGCGCCCCCCGTCAGAAAGacacaacaccacacaaggTGAAGCCAATATGGCCGACCCCGGTGGAGATGATAGAACGCATGTTTCACAAACTCCAAACCAGAATGTAAGTAACTGTGAACCGCCATCTTATCAGCAATACGAGGCCTGTTATGGTCGCGATGAGCTCTCAGAGCCTCCACCTTACCCCGGAGAACCACTGGAGGACGGGGAGGCATCTCTGGATCAGCATGGGAATAAAGATGAGGGTCTTGGTTCAAAGCAGCCACCTTGGGTCCCTGATTCGGAAGCTCCCAACTGCATGAATTGCGAGCAAAAGTTCACATTTACCAAGAGGAGACATCATTGCCGGGCATGCGGAAAG GTGTACTGCGCAGGCTGCTGCAACCGTAAAAGCAGACTGAAATATCTGGAGAAAGAGGCCAGGGTCTGCGTCGTCTGCCACGTTACCATACAGAAAG GTTTTCCGCGTGAGCAGAAGCACGTGTGGTTTGCTGACGGTATTCTTCCAAACGGCGAGGTAGCAGACACAACGAAGCTCTCGGTCCAGACCCGAAGATCCTCGCAGGAATCCAGTCCCGTGACTCCAGAACCGCCCGGA TGTGATGGTAACATTCCTGATGAATGTGGGGAGAGTTCTGAGGGAAGATCGGACAGCGCTGCTGAGGTGAGCCGTCCGCCCGTCAGGGGCCCGTGGGACTACTCTTTGCTCTGTGGATTGAGCAGCTGTGTTCAGAAAGATGTCAGTCTGGTGCCCGAGGATGACGATGGCTTACCTCCGCTGCTCATTACTACAGGAGAGGAGGAAGGAGGAG ATTTATTAGTCGAGGAACGACCTGCTGTTTGCCAGATATTGCTGCTGTTGGAAGAGGGAGGACCTCTGCCTCTTACCTTTGTGCTCAACACCAATTTAGTTGTGAATGTCAAGCTTGTAACAT ATTGTGAGAAGAGATGCTGGTGTATGAGCTCTAATGGTCTTCAGGGAGTTGGACAGAAGGAGCTGGTGTTTATAATCGAGTGTCTCCCAGAGGAGAACAGTTTGCCTAGAGATGTATTCAACCTTTATGTTAGCATATACCAGGATGCACAGAATG GGAAATTCGTCGAGCATCTCAGTAACATGACGTTCACAGACAGCTTTCTGGGCAGTAAAGATCACGCTGGTGTGCTGTTCTTCTCTCACACCTTTCAGCCCTCGGATGGTCTGGATCTGCCCCCGCAGGTCTCTTACCTCTTCGGGCTTTTGATTCAGAAGCTGGAGGTGCCCTGGGCTAAAGTTTTCCCCCTCCGACTGCTGCTCACTCTGGGGGCACAGTACAGCG TGTATCCCTGCCCGCTGGTGAGTGTGCGTTTCCGTGAGTCAGTATTTAAAGAGACGGGGCACACCATCATGAATCTGCTCGCA GACCTGAGGAATTACCAGTACAGTCTACCCGTGGTGGACAGCCTGCAGGTGCATATGGAGATGGGCAACAGTTATATCGAAATCCCCAAATCCCGGTTTAACGAG ATGCTGAAGGTCGTGAACTCCTCCAATGAGCATGTGATCAGCTTCGGCGCATGTTTCAGCACTGTGGCGGATTCTCACCTGGTCTGCCTGCAGAACGAGGACGGAAGCTACCAGACGCAAGCTAACAGCATCCCAGGAAAGACCAGGAGAG TGACTGGAGCTAGTTTCGTGGTCTTCAACGGGGCTCTGAAAGCCTCATCTGGATTCATTGCCAAATCCAGCATTGTGGAGG ATGGGTTAATGGTGCAGATTCCTCCAGAGACCATGGAGGGTTTGCGACAGGCCCTCAGGGACCAGACCGACTTTCAGATACCTTGTGGAAAAGCAGATACGGAGGAGACACGGGAAAACGTGACCGTGCGATGGGTTGACTGGACTTCACCCCCCAGCACTGG AGTCACCAGCCCAGTCGATGGCAGATCTCTGGAGGGCGTGTCCAGCATCAGGGTTCGACAGGACTCAGAGTTTGAGCTCGACGGTCGGAGCATCAAGTGCACTGAG GTCTTCTATCTGCTGAAGTCCCCAGACGTCTCGCTGCCTGCCGTCCTCACGTCATCTGCTCAGTTCCAGAGAGAGATCGCCACGGCCAGTTGCGCTGCTCTCTGTCCGCACCTGTCTGTGCTCATGACCAATGGAATCAACAATCTCGCCCTCAGAGTCTCCACCGACTCGGACATG GTTGAGTACCAGGCGGGGTCTGGGGGACGTCTGCTCCCTCAAAAGTATATGAATGACTTAGACGGGGCCCTGATTCCTGTTATCCACGGAGGAAGCTCCAGTGTCCCCCATCAGGCCATGGACATGGAGTTCTTCTTCTACATCACTCTGAAAATCTGA
- the zfyve16 gene encoding zinc finger FYVE domain-containing protein 16 isoform X1, protein MDSYFKAAVCDLDKLLDDFELNADELENKSGTFASPSCPDSKLLTGHHLGLQSFIPEQHTVSQTVPDLNTLHYGLTSPSISLNQKDSYLNERPLTGVDLLSSVDSRGITSSAPPCPDRSLKPVCDLVNDTGSANLHQADSHEDFIEQDVTETQNNEVLLVDFDSPVVSCPEDFSKPSQGELQKHDTHETACNSLNLLDVILPAAPDKNSDLSNTKTLESIQSDIQRTIPEESNSNDQTSTPCNSKYEEVFTNSDSTDQQIFAACDKQTVSFQPDSSDARPAEHDSIKNPERSSNSPFSEKESSLSCLPMAVSMCGTLVSTLDPQEPTVFATKDDADPEQKTAVQEAEELTLPLQEPVNMFSCRPDSSPEDEPELVQIMSNPEGASAISGHYPERNFKRTVSPANKLACRDSPLYGESPNYSYEFGIGNDYLPESDQTVMMVTDEELDAFLMGQGAKMNSGSATENLVDDGFSEFNGNMDGDAYLDAELQSCKVHSFASPESDGSLQYLEESEGSNISSSSQDSSPLRADATPTVTQETLTSPVEIQSACLPNYGGARPKQSNQTVRPPSERHNTTQGEANMADPGGDDRTHVSQTPNQNVSNCEPPSYQQYEACYGRDELSEPPPYPGEPLEDGEASLDQHGNKDEGLGSKQPPWVPDSEAPNCMNCEQKFTFTKRRHHCRACGKVYCAGCCNRKSRLKYLEKEARVCVVCHVTIQKAQAHERMMSPTGPSPNPNIPSEYCSTIPPMQQARAAGTLNSPPPTVMVPVSVLKHPGNDGFPREQKHVWFADGILPNGEVADTTKLSVQTRRSSQESSPVTPEPPGCDGNIPDECGESSEGRSDSAAEVSRPPVRGPWDYSLLCGLSSCVQKDVSLVPEDDDGLPPLLITTGEEEGGDLLVEERPAVCQILLLLEEGGPLPLTFVLNTNLVVNVKLVTYCEKRCWCMSSNGLQGVGQKELVFIIECLPEENSLPRDVFNLYVSIYQDAQNGKFVEHLSNMTFTDSFLGSKDHAGVLFFSHTFQPSDGLDLPPQVSYLFGLLIQKLEVPWAKVFPLRLLLTLGAQYSVYPCPLVSVRFRESVFKETGHTIMNLLADLRNYQYSLPVVDSLQVHMEMGNSYIEIPKSRFNEMLKVVNSSNEHVISFGACFSTVADSHLVCLQNEDGSYQTQANSIPGKTRRVTGASFVVFNGALKASSGFIAKSSIVEDGLMVQIPPETMEGLRQALRDQTDFQIPCGKADTEETRENVTVRWVDWTSPPSTGVTSPVDGRSLEGVSSIRVRQDSEFELDGRSIKCTEVFYLLKSPDVSLPAVLTSSAQFQREIATASCAALCPHLSVLMTNGINNLALRVSTDSDMVEYQAGSGGRLLPQKYMNDLDGALIPVIHGGSSSVPHQAMDMEFFFYITLKI, encoded by the exons ATGGACAGCTATTTTAAAGCTGCTGTGTGTGACCTGGACAAGCTTTTGGATGACTTTGAACTCAATGCAG atgAGCTTGAAAACAAGTCTGGCACATTTGCAAGCCCATCCTGTCCAGACTCCAAGCTCCTCACTGGTCACCATTTGGGCCTTCAAAGCTTCATACCAGAGCAACACACCGTCTCACAAACAGTCCCAGATCTCAATACCCTGCACTATGGACTTACATCACCGAGTATATCCCTAAACCAAAaagattcatatttaaatgagcGACCTCTCACAGGTGTGGACCTCCTCTCCTCCGTTGACAGTAGAGGCATCACAAGTTCTGCGCCTCCCTGTCCGGATAGGTCGTTGAAGCCTGTGTGTGATCTTGTGAATGATACAGGGTCTGCTAACCTCCATCAGGCTGATAGTCATGAAGACTTTATAGAACAGGACGTTACCGAGACGCAAAATAATGAAGTGCTGCTAGTGGACTTTGACAGTCCAGTTGTATCTTGTCCAGAAGACTTTTCAAAGCCCAGCCAAGGTGAAttacaaaaacatgatacacaTGAAACAGCGTGTAACTCCCTTAACTTGCTGGATGTCATATTGCCAGCAGCTCCAGACAAGAATTCTGATTTAAGTAACACAAAGACTTTAGAGAGTATACAGTCAGACATCCAAAGAACCATTCCTGAAGAATCAAACTCTAATGACCAGACCAGCACTCCATGCAATTCGAAGTATGAGGAAGTTTTTACTAATTCAGATTCTACAGATCAGCAGATTTTCGCAGCCTGCGATAAGCAGACtgtgtcatttcagcctgactcATCTGATGCTCGACCTGCTGAACATGACAGCATCAAAAATCCAGAGCGTTCCTCCAATAGTCCCTTCTCTGAGAAGGAGTCTAGTTTGTCATGCTTGCCAATGGCTGTGTCAATGTGTGGAACTCTTGTGTCCACTTTAGACCCTCAGGAGCCAACAGTGTTTGCAACCAAAGATGACGCCGACCCGGAGCAAAAAACAGCCGTTCAGGAAGCTGAGGAGTTGACTCTTCCATTGCAAGAGCCTGTGAATATGTTCTCCTGTAGGCCTGATTCCTCACCTGAAGATGAACCTGAGCTAGTCCAGATCATGTCTAACCCAGAAGGAGCATCTGCCATCTCTGGTCATTACCCTGAAAGAAACTTTAAACGCACCGTATCTCCGGCGAACAAACTCGCCTGTAGAGATTCTCCTCTTTATGGGGAGAGCCCAAATTATTCCTATGAGTTTGGAATTGGGAACGATTACCTTCCCGAAAGCGACCAGACCGTAATGATGGTTACAGATGAGGAGCTAGATGCCTTTTTGATGGGACAGGGTGCGAAAATGAACTCTGGCTCAGCCACAGAAAATCTTGTCGATGATGGTTTTTCGGAATTTAATGGAAATATGGATGGAGACGCCTATTTAGATGCGGAACTTCAAAGCTGCAAAGTACATTCCTTTGCGTCTCCTGAGAGTGATGGCTCGCTtcaatatttggaagaaagtgaAGGTTCAAATATTTCTTCGTCTTCTCAGGACAGTAGCCCATTGAGAGCAGACGCCACACCAACAGTTACCCAAGAAACCCTAACCAGCCCTGTTGAGATTCAGTCCGCTTGTTTGCCAAATTATGGAGGGGCAAGACCAAAGCAGTCCAACCAAACCGTGCGCCCCCCGTCAGAAAGacacaacaccacacaaggTGAAGCCAATATGGCCGACCCCGGTGGAGATGATAGAACGCATGTTTCACAAACTCCAAACCAGAATGTAAGTAACTGTGAACCGCCATCTTATCAGCAATACGAGGCCTGTTATGGTCGCGATGAGCTCTCAGAGCCTCCACCTTACCCCGGAGAACCACTGGAGGACGGGGAGGCATCTCTGGATCAGCATGGGAATAAAGATGAGGGTCTTGGTTCAAAGCAGCCACCTTGGGTCCCTGATTCGGAAGCTCCCAACTGCATGAATTGCGAGCAAAAGTTCACATTTACCAAGAGGAGACATCATTGCCGGGCATGCGGAAAG GTGTACTGCGCAGGCTGCTGCAACCGTAAAAGCAGACTGAAATATCTGGAGAAAGAGGCCAGGGTCTGCGTCGTCTGCCACGTTACCATACAGAAAG CTCAAGCCCATGAGCGAATGATGAGCCCGACTGGGCCCAGTCCCAACCCCAACATCCCATCAGAGTACTGCTCCACCATACCGCCCATGCAGCAGGCCCGAGCCGCCGGCACCCTCAACTCACCCCCTCCCACCGTCATGGTTCCCGTGTCTGTCCTCAAACACCCCGGTAATGACG GTTTTCCGCGTGAGCAGAAGCACGTGTGGTTTGCTGACGGTATTCTTCCAAACGGCGAGGTAGCAGACACAACGAAGCTCTCGGTCCAGACCCGAAGATCCTCGCAGGAATCCAGTCCCGTGACTCCAGAACCGCCCGGA TGTGATGGTAACATTCCTGATGAATGTGGGGAGAGTTCTGAGGGAAGATCGGACAGCGCTGCTGAGGTGAGCCGTCCGCCCGTCAGGGGCCCGTGGGACTACTCTTTGCTCTGTGGATTGAGCAGCTGTGTTCAGAAAGATGTCAGTCTGGTGCCCGAGGATGACGATGGCTTACCTCCGCTGCTCATTACTACAGGAGAGGAGGAAGGAGGAG ATTTATTAGTCGAGGAACGACCTGCTGTTTGCCAGATATTGCTGCTGTTGGAAGAGGGAGGACCTCTGCCTCTTACCTTTGTGCTCAACACCAATTTAGTTGTGAATGTCAAGCTTGTAACAT ATTGTGAGAAGAGATGCTGGTGTATGAGCTCTAATGGTCTTCAGGGAGTTGGACAGAAGGAGCTGGTGTTTATAATCGAGTGTCTCCCAGAGGAGAACAGTTTGCCTAGAGATGTATTCAACCTTTATGTTAGCATATACCAGGATGCACAGAATG GGAAATTCGTCGAGCATCTCAGTAACATGACGTTCACAGACAGCTTTCTGGGCAGTAAAGATCACGCTGGTGTGCTGTTCTTCTCTCACACCTTTCAGCCCTCGGATGGTCTGGATCTGCCCCCGCAGGTCTCTTACCTCTTCGGGCTTTTGATTCAGAAGCTGGAGGTGCCCTGGGCTAAAGTTTTCCCCCTCCGACTGCTGCTCACTCTGGGGGCACAGTACAGCG TGTATCCCTGCCCGCTGGTGAGTGTGCGTTTCCGTGAGTCAGTATTTAAAGAGACGGGGCACACCATCATGAATCTGCTCGCA GACCTGAGGAATTACCAGTACAGTCTACCCGTGGTGGACAGCCTGCAGGTGCATATGGAGATGGGCAACAGTTATATCGAAATCCCCAAATCCCGGTTTAACGAG ATGCTGAAGGTCGTGAACTCCTCCAATGAGCATGTGATCAGCTTCGGCGCATGTTTCAGCACTGTGGCGGATTCTCACCTGGTCTGCCTGCAGAACGAGGACGGAAGCTACCAGACGCAAGCTAACAGCATCCCAGGAAAGACCAGGAGAG TGACTGGAGCTAGTTTCGTGGTCTTCAACGGGGCTCTGAAAGCCTCATCTGGATTCATTGCCAAATCCAGCATTGTGGAGG ATGGGTTAATGGTGCAGATTCCTCCAGAGACCATGGAGGGTTTGCGACAGGCCCTCAGGGACCAGACCGACTTTCAGATACCTTGTGGAAAAGCAGATACGGAGGAGACACGGGAAAACGTGACCGTGCGATGGGTTGACTGGACTTCACCCCCCAGCACTGG AGTCACCAGCCCAGTCGATGGCAGATCTCTGGAGGGCGTGTCCAGCATCAGGGTTCGACAGGACTCAGAGTTTGAGCTCGACGGTCGGAGCATCAAGTGCACTGAG GTCTTCTATCTGCTGAAGTCCCCAGACGTCTCGCTGCCTGCCGTCCTCACGTCATCTGCTCAGTTCCAGAGAGAGATCGCCACGGCCAGTTGCGCTGCTCTCTGTCCGCACCTGTCTGTGCTCATGACCAATGGAATCAACAATCTCGCCCTCAGAGTCTCCACCGACTCGGACATG GTTGAGTACCAGGCGGGGTCTGGGGGACGTCTGCTCCCTCAAAAGTATATGAATGACTTAGACGGGGCCCTGATTCCTGTTATCCACGGAGGAAGCTCCAGTGTCCCCCATCAGGCCATGGACATGGAGTTCTTCTTCTACATCACTCTGAAAATCTGA